The Prevotella melaninogenica genome window below encodes:
- a CDS encoding metallophosphoesterase, with product MGYGWIIVFLLILLLGCGYVSWHVWQILPFAVVGKWIIVGALLLCIVCFFTNFILGLDNKPMPIAITLYELGNSAVFIGLYLLLLFLVLDLGRLLHLVPRSSLYNSWTGTVSVVVIMIGLFVYGYFNYLHKERVPLTLQSAKPMKQQHRLVMMTDLHLGYHNRTDEFRKWVDKVNEEQPEAILIAGDIIDGSIRALIDQDMAAEFRRLKAPVYVCLGNHEYLSGEPRAKKFYQDAGIHLFIDNHCVVPLAGGDSILVVGRDDRTNKKRASLQHLMKFAPKGYYTILMDHQPYHLEEAQQAGIDFQLSGHTHYGQVWPVSWIEDLIYEDAFGPLQKGNTQYYVSSGIGIWGGKFRIGTRSEYVVADIK from the coding sequence ATGGGTTATGGTTGGATAATCGTGTTTCTTTTGATCCTTTTGCTGGGCTGTGGATATGTAAGTTGGCATGTATGGCAGATACTGCCCTTTGCTGTAGTAGGTAAGTGGATTATCGTTGGAGCATTATTGCTTTGCATAGTATGCTTCTTTACCAATTTTATATTGGGTTTGGATAATAAGCCAATGCCAATAGCTATTACATTGTATGAACTTGGCAATTCTGCTGTGTTTATCGGGTTGTATCTGTTGTTACTCTTCCTTGTGCTTGACTTGGGAAGATTACTTCATCTTGTTCCTCGTTCCTCCCTTTATAATAGTTGGACAGGTACAGTATCGGTAGTTGTTATTATGATTGGATTGTTCGTTTATGGATATTTCAATTATTTGCACAAAGAGCGTGTACCCTTAACTTTACAGTCAGCAAAACCGATGAAACAACAGCATCGTTTGGTAATGATGACCGACCTACATTTAGGTTATCATAATCGTACAGATGAGTTCAGAAAGTGGGTTGATAAGGTGAATGAAGAACAACCAGAGGCTATTCTTATAGCAGGAGATATTATTGATGGTAGTATTCGTGCGCTCATAGATCAAGATATGGCAGCTGAGTTCCGTCGTCTGAAGGCTCCTGTTTATGTTTGTTTAGGAAATCATGAGTATCTAAGTGGTGAACCTCGTGCAAAGAAGTTCTATCAAGATGCGGGGATTCATCTGTTCATTGATAATCATTGCGTGGTGCCATTGGCAGGTGGTGACTCAATTCTCGTTGTAGGACGTGATGATAGGACGAATAAAAAGCGTGCCAGCCTACAGCATTTGATGAAGTTTGCTCCAAAGGGGTATTATACGATTCTTATGGATCATCAGCCTTATCACTTGGAAGAGGCACAGCAAGCTGGTATAGACTTCCAACTCTCTGGACACACGCATTATGGTCAGGTATGGCCTGTAAGCTGGATAGAAGACCTTATTTATGAGGATGCTTTTGGACCTTTACAGAAAGGGAATACACAATATTATGTTTCTTCTGGAATCGGTATTTGGGGTGGTAAGTTCCGTATCGGAACAAGGTCCGAGTATGTAGTAGCTGATATCAAGTAG
- a CDS encoding MATE family efflux transporter produces MQLLDNWNKEILRLAIPSIISNVTVPLLGLVDLAVVGHIGNETYISAIAVGSMIFNVMYWLLGFLRMGTSGMTSQAYGRQDGQECMNILVRTLTIGVGMGVLFIVAQRGIEWGMLRLMNTPEPSWHFVATYLRIVIWGAPAMLGLYGLTGWFIGMQDTRTPMVVAVLQNVVNILASLFFVFVFDWKISGVAAGTALAQWAGFVVSLYAVYKRITSGKERGLTFGKERRIVLQTTFRHVFIMRGEWGEFFRVNKDIFLRTLCLVAVNFFFTSAGGKQGAMMLAVNTLLMTLFTLFSYLMDGFAYAGEALSGKYYGAGDKEGLRIIVRRLFGFGVIMALMFTAVYVFGGVGFLCLLTSDTAVVTAAQPYLFWAYLIPIVGMAAFVLDGVFIGLTATKGMLFSTAMAMITFFVVYYLFWNSYGNNALWIAFLSFLGMRGLASILWARRYLVII; encoded by the coding sequence ATGCAGTTGTTGGATAACTGGAATAAGGAGATTTTACGCCTTGCCATCCCCTCTATTATAAGTAATGTGACTGTTCCATTGTTAGGTCTTGTTGACTTGGCAGTGGTAGGACATATTGGGAATGAAACCTATATCAGTGCGATAGCAGTCGGTTCGATGATATTCAATGTGATGTACTGGCTATTAGGATTCCTACGCATGGGAACGAGTGGTATGACATCACAAGCATATGGACGACAAGACGGGCAGGAATGTATGAATATTCTTGTGCGCACACTGACAATAGGAGTGGGAATGGGAGTCCTCTTTATCGTGGCACAGCGTGGTATAGAGTGGGGGATGCTTCGGCTGATGAATACGCCAGAGCCTTCGTGGCACTTTGTTGCTACCTACCTTAGGATTGTTATATGGGGTGCACCTGCCATGTTGGGACTCTACGGACTGACTGGATGGTTTATCGGAATGCAAGATACGCGTACACCAATGGTGGTGGCTGTGTTGCAGAATGTGGTTAATATCCTTGCCTCTTTGTTCTTCGTTTTTGTATTTGACTGGAAAATCAGTGGTGTTGCAGCAGGTACAGCTTTGGCTCAGTGGGCGGGCTTTGTAGTCTCTTTATATGCTGTATATAAGCGGATAACATCTGGGAAAGAGCGAGGATTGACTTTTGGGAAAGAACGTCGTATAGTCTTGCAGACAACCTTCCGTCATGTATTTATTATGAGAGGAGAATGGGGTGAGTTCTTCCGTGTAAACAAAGATATCTTCTTGCGAACACTTTGTTTGGTGGCAGTGAACTTCTTCTTTACGTCGGCTGGAGGAAAACAGGGAGCTATGATGTTGGCTGTGAATACATTATTAATGACCTTGTTTACGCTCTTCTCTTATCTGATGGATGGTTTTGCATATGCAGGAGAGGCGCTTAGTGGTAAGTATTATGGCGCAGGAGATAAAGAAGGACTGCGTATAATAGTTCGTCGACTCTTTGGTTTTGGAGTCATTATGGCATTGATGTTTACTGCGGTTTACGTCTTTGGCGGTGTAGGTTTCCTTTGTCTTCTCACAAGTGATACGGCTGTTGTGACAGCTGCACAGCCCTATCTCTTTTGGGCTTACCTTATTCCTATAGTAGGAATGGCAGCTTTTGTGTTAGATGGAGTCTTTATCGGCTTGACAGCTACTAAGGGAATGTTATTCTCAACAGCTATGGCAATGATAACTTTCTTCGTTGTCTATTATTTGTTTTGGAATAGTTATGGAAATAACGCCTTATGGATAGCTTTTCTATCGTTTCTTGGAATGAGAGGACTTGCCTCTATTCTCTGGGCACGTAGATATTTAGTAATAATTTAA
- a CDS encoding FKBP-type peptidyl-prolyl cis-trans isomerase, with the protein MGKKQEYKLKNEEYLRELSQKEGIKKLPNGILYEVIKEGSGEGRVTERSIVTCHYRGSLINGNVFDDSWQRGIPEAFRVNELITGFQTALCAMHKGDHWRVHIPYQEGYGSKRDGDIPAFSTLIFEIELFSIG; encoded by the coding sequence ATGGGAAAGAAACAAGAATACAAATTAAAGAATGAAGAATACCTTAGAGAACTTAGTCAGAAGGAAGGTATCAAGAAACTTCCTAATGGTATTCTATACGAAGTAATAAAGGAAGGAAGCGGTGAAGGAAGAGTTACAGAACGTTCTATTGTCACCTGTCATTACCGTGGTAGTCTTATTAACGGCAATGTTTTCGATGATAGTTGGCAGAGGGGTATTCCAGAGGCATTCCGTGTAAACGAACTGATTACAGGATTTCAAACGGCACTCTGTGCGATGCATAAGGGTGACCATTGGCGTGTTCATATCCCCTATCAAGAGGGTTATGGCTCGAAACGCGATGGTGATATCCCTGCTTTTTCTACATTGATTTTTGAGATAGAACTATTTTCGATAGGATAA
- a CDS encoding GTP-binding protein, with protein MNIKETPVLLLTGYLGSGKTTLVNKILANKKGIKFAVIVNDIGEVNIDADLIEAGGVVDQKDDSLVALQNGCICCTLKMDLVQQLNEIVSQQKFDYIVIEASGICEPAPIAQTICAYPQMYPDLAKKGKAVLDSIVTVVDARRMCDEFSAGNDLLKKDLQEDDIENLLIQQIEFCNIILLNKVDDVSKEELGLVKKIIRSLQPKAEIIECNYGDVDLDKILNTGDFNFDKVATSASWIAEIEGHDDEEDEHDHHHDHDEHEHHHDEHDEHHHEHHHHHHCHHHHGLENEESGEALEYNIQTFVYYARRPFDINFFDDFVARQWPKQIIRCKGLCYFSNEKDICYVFEQAGKQVSLRNAGQWYATMPPFQLREFLENNPKLKKDWEEPYGDRMQKLVFIGQDLDKEAITKALDTCLTDF; from the coding sequence ATGAATATAAAAGAGACTCCTGTCCTCCTGCTTACAGGTTATTTAGGCAGCGGTAAGACAACGTTAGTAAACAAGATTCTTGCCAACAAGAAAGGGATTAAGTTTGCCGTTATTGTCAACGATATCGGTGAAGTGAATATTGATGCTGACCTCATCGAGGCAGGTGGCGTTGTCGATCAGAAGGATGATTCGCTCGTTGCACTCCAAAATGGTTGTATTTGTTGTACGCTGAAGATGGACTTAGTGCAGCAGTTGAACGAAATTGTTTCACAGCAGAAGTTCGACTACATTGTTATCGAGGCAAGTGGTATCTGCGAGCCTGCCCCTATCGCACAGACTATCTGCGCATATCCACAAATGTATCCAGACCTTGCTAAGAAAGGTAAGGCAGTACTTGATTCTATTGTGACCGTTGTTGATGCACGTCGTATGTGTGATGAGTTCTCTGCTGGTAACGACCTTTTGAAGAAAGACTTGCAAGAAGATGACATTGAGAACTTACTTATCCAGCAGATTGAGTTCTGCAATATTATCCTTCTTAATAAGGTGGATGATGTCAGCAAAGAGGAATTAGGACTGGTGAAGAAGATTATCCGTTCACTTCAACCAAAGGCTGAGATTATCGAGTGTAATTATGGAGATGTTGACTTAGACAAAATCCTCAATACAGGAGACTTCAACTTTGATAAGGTTGCTACCTCTGCTTCATGGATTGCAGAGATAGAAGGTCACGATGATGAGGAGGATGAACATGACCACCATCACGACCATGATGAGCATGAGCACCACCACGATGAGCATGATGAGCATCATCACGAGCATCACCATCACCACCACTGCCACCATCATCACGGTTTGGAGAATGAAGAAAGCGGTGAAGCTTTGGAATATAACATCCAGACCTTCGTTTACTATGCACGCCGTCCATTCGACATCAATTTCTTTGATGACTTCGTAGCACGTCAGTGGCCTAAGCAGATTATTCGTTGTAAAGGTCTCTGCTATTTCTCTAATGAGAAGGATATCTGTTATGTCTTTGAGCAGGCTGGTAAGCAGGTGAGCCTTCGCAATGCAGGTCAATGGTATGCTACTATGCCACCATTCCAGTTGCGCGAGTTCCTTGAGAATAATCCTAAACTTAAGAAAGATTGGGAGGAGCCATACGGTGATAGAATGCAGAAACTCGTATTTATTGGTCAAGACCTCGACAAAGAGGCTATCACCAAAGCATTGGATACCTGTCTGACTGATTTCTAA